The genomic segment GACCAACACCAAATAGATGAAATATAATGGAAAATTTATTATGATATATGCATTCGGGGCAGTGGACGATCACAACTGTGATCTGCCGGTTCGGACCTCTAGAGACGACGTTCTCCCTAGCGGATGCTCTCGTGAGCCACCAGAAGAGATCACGAGAGATACAGCACAGTCGAATAGAAACCAGTAAACGGACCATTGTTCTTACTATGATGATCAATCCTGTGTGCGGATGTTAACCGTACAGTGCCGGTTTACCGTCGAGACCTGCCGCTCAACAGCATTATAATCGACGAAGAGGTGCCCGTGTTTTCTTCGCAGTTTCGATAAAGATGGAGCGTCCCGTTACACAGATACTGTGGCAACGATGGCCGATATCGACTATTTCGAGTTGAGAGCGTCCGGATCAATCGATATAAACTCCGAGTGTGAGGGATGATCACGCCGCTCGATGGACCAGATACATCCCACAAAGGACGTATATAGCTCCACTGGTGACGTTAACGAAAACCGGATCCCAAGGTACGTCACTCGGCATTGTCGTGATCAGTGGTGTTACCAGAACGAGCACCCCCATCGTGAGGATAACCGATCCGGCAAACAGTTCGACCGGCAGTTCGTATTCGTTTGTATCGGACGCAGCGTCCGATTCGTCAGTCGTTGCATCTGTGGTCGTCGTCTCGGATGTATTGGTCATAATTATCACCTAAAATATGATGGTTGCACCGACGAACGTCAGTGCTGCAAGCGCTGTCGTGACGACAGCGGCGTGTTTCACCGTTGATGAAACAGTCGTCACGGTTTCGTCCTGAACGGACGAGAGAAATGCCGTCGGCGTCTCTCCGCTCCGCGGAGTCGTGAACACGCTCACGACGCATATCACCGCCACGATCGCAATAAGGGAGTACAGCGATCTGATGTAAGTAGCGTCATGACCGAGTTGGAAGCCGAGAAACACACTGAAGACGATCCCAAACACGATGCCTCCCAACGCGCCAGCGGTCGTTGCTCTATCCCAGATGCCACCGACGATAGCGATCGCGGCGAACGTGGGCATGATCGTCACTAACAGAGACTGCGCGACTAAGTACATCGAATCCTGTAACGAGAAATAATACGCCATGCTGACGGCGATTGCCATGAACAGAACTCCAGCGATTCGACTCACCGTGACGTAATGCTCCGCCGATCGGTCCGGGGCTACGTGCCGACGATAAATACGCTCGGTCAGTAACGTCTGGAAGTTGTTGAGTTGTGAGTCGACACTAGAAAGTACGCCGGCGAGTAGTCCGACGATCACCACCCCATAAAGGCCGGGGGGCATGATGTCACGGATCAACATTGGCATCGCCTCGTCGGACACCGCAAGATCGGGGTAAAGGGCAGCGGCCGCAACACCCGGAAGGAGGATGAACAAAGGCACGAGAACCGCATACCAGATGCCGGTGTACAGAAATCCTAGTTGAGCGGATTCAGAACTCTCAGCCGCCAACGGTCGCTGGAGGATCTGTGATTCAGCCCCCCAGTAGGCGATCGATTGGGCGAGGAACCCCAGATACAGGAGCACCACGGCGACCGGTCCACCGAACGGAAAGTCAGCGATCAACGGGTGGTCGGAGGGAGTCATCGTTCCCTGGTACGATTCGATCCCGTCCACGAGTCCCGATACGCCACCCACCATATCTAGGGTCATCGGCAGGACGAGCGCAAGCGGGACGAACATGAGTACGAACTGAATCGTATCGGAGCCAGCAACGGCTCCAAAGCCACCGAGCAACGTGTACGTGGTTCCGATGAGCACCACGATACCGATCGAGAGCCACAGATCCCATCCTAACAGCGTGTTCAGAACGAGGGATCCTGCGTAGATGTACAACCCCATATTGATGAACATCCAAACGAACGTCCAGATGAAGTCGTACGCCTCTCCGACAGGACTCACAAACCGTTCGTTGAGCCACTCACCGAGCGAGAAGGCTCGGATTTCACGGATGAACGGGATGACCGCGATCGTCACGATAACGATACCGATCGCGGTCGAAATCGGTGTCATGAGCGCGATGACACCGAACGCATAGGCGAAGCCGGCCAAGCCGATGAAATCGTTGGCGTTCAAGTTCGTTGCCACGGTGGAAAACGCCTGAATCCACGGGGGAAGTGATCGATCTGCGAGAAACGTACTCGCGGAATCAATCGTGTTCTCTCGCATATAGATCCCAAAACCGAGGAGCGAAAGTGCAAACGTTACGATTGCTATCCATTCCGTTATGACGAGCGTCGGCGAACCTGCTGTCTGCATGGTACAGCAAAACAATACCACAGTGTTACTTATATCTTCCCATCATATCTAAATGTATGCTAGATAGTATTCGAATATACTGGATACAAATGAGGATGGTCAACGACGCTCAAAACAGCGAATCCGATGTGTGGGAACATCTTTCTATCCGATACCACCGGATTCGCTGTTTGAGTTTTTCGTCGGGAAACAGACGATTTCCTCAGAAGACGATGCGATCGAACAGAACGATAGCGCGGCAACCGTTCGACGATATCGGACGATAGCCAGAAATTCCCGGCAGACGGCTCATAAAGACGATTCGTGTACACTGGTGATTACAAGGGTACAGCTGTAATTGGACAGCGTTTCTCTTGGAAGGGGATGAAGAGGCGAGATCTATCGAATGAAGAATAGTTTATTGATGTTCTAAAGTATATTATTGCAATATATTATAAATATTAAATTAGTCTTATCGTATGGTTATTGTGGGATTCATGAGTTCACCACTCCATATCTATTTAATATTTATATAAATATTAATTGGTAGTGTATAGATAGACATTTCAAACCAATATTGCGTATTCGGTTTACAACCAGTGAGATCGATAGAAAGGATGGTATGGAATAATGGCCTATATGTCGCTATATCACGATAAGGGCGTACAAATAGAATATTGTGGGTGTAATATCTCCCATCTCGGGTATCACTGGATGCTCACATTCGGCATTGACAGTATCCCATCCGTGCACTTCGAACTGATACTCCGACAGTCGGAAAACCCCTCTTCACTCCAAGAGCTGCCCGTGTTCGTCGATCTCTCCGTTGACGATCCGCGTCGACGAAATAGGGGTGCCGTCATCGGCGTATTCATACGGAACGACGATCGATTCAAGCGGATCAAATCCGCGCTCCGTCCGTCGACGGTTGAGTTCGGTCACCGCATCATCGGTTTCAGGTGAGACGACGACTGCATCCAACAAGGGATCACGGCTTGCAAATCCGTACGTATCGGTGAACTTTCGAATCTCGATCGAACGGTTCCATTCATCGACCGTGTTGAGCATCGCTTTGACCTGCCGTTTGCGCTGTTCATACGAGGGAATCGGTCGAGGATCGGGCTGACGTGTCTCCGTCGCGAACTCGTTGCTACTGATGCCGACGACGACACCCTCATCACCGTGCTCCAAAGCTGTTTTAAACAGTTCTCGGTGCCCGTCGTGGAGTGGGCCAAACGTTCCGGCAACAACGACTCGCATATCGGATGATCGATAGCGATCCATTTATGCTTGAACCAGGCAAGTCCCGACGATGTCGAAGGTTAGGTACGATGCTCGTCGGCAATACGTTCGAGCGCTTCGTACTCCTGCTGTGAGTATGCGATGACCCGGGCATCGGAGAGAGTGACTGGCTCGTGTGCCCGGATCGCCTCACAGACGCGCTCAGCACCCTCTTCAAAGGAAAATGCAGCCGCACCTGTTCCGAGAACCGGGAGTACGATCGACTCACAGCCCAACGCATCGGCCTGTTTGAGCGAATTCTGCGTGGCGTCACGAATGCTTTCGGCTGACGCTCGACCATCTCCGTAGTGGGGCATGGCTGCCGCATGGATGACGTACTCGGCCGCGAGTTCGTACGCATCCGTAACGGCAACCGTACCGAGATCGATCGGTCCCTTCGAGACGGCGTCCTCGTTGATCGGTCCATTCGCGCCACGTCTGAGCGCATCGGCAACACCGCTACCCATTCGCAGGCTCGTTCCGGCAGCGTTCACCAACGCATCGGCGCACTGGTCAGCGATATCTCCTTGTACGACGGTGAACTTCATACCAGTGGTCGGGCAGACACGGTAAAAGTACCATCGGTGAAAATAAGCTCGGTATCAAATTAATGTTAAATAGTAATATATTATATGTGTCAATACTTATAATATCAGAATGAATAATATATTGTTATATGATAATACACCACTACCCGTCAGTTTATCACTACCCGTGATGATCTAAGAATACAGAATTGGGGTTACAGTAAATTGATATCCTTGAAACAATTCGACAGAGACAAGGGGCAGTCACTCCGATACGGATCGTACGAAGATGACTATGATAGATTGTCAAAGCACGGATCGAAGCGGACACGACGTGTTCAGAGGGATCGGTAGCGATCGAGCCGTCGGTTATCGACGGCAGAACACTCTCACCGTCGAACGATGAGCGAACGAGCAGCAGACGCCCCCAACGTTACAGGCTCCCCGAAGCGGGGGTTGATCACGGCTACCTTCGGGTTTTTCGCTGGACTCACGACCATCGTTTTTTACGGCGCGGCAGGTCCCATATTCGAAGAGCACTTAACGTTGACCGGTATTTTCCACGGACTGTTATTAGCATCGCCTCACCTCAGTAAAGCGGTGCTCAGGATCCCGTTCGGTGCGTGGGTGGATGAAGTCGGCGGGCGAAAGCCGATGCTCATCCTGTTAGCATCAACGATTGTTGGGATCGCTGGACTGGTTGTGACGCTGTTTCTAACGTATCCCGAAAACTTCGATATGAGTCTGTATCCACTACTAGTCCTCTTCGGTCTCTTGGCAGGCGCAGGCGGTGCCACGTTCTCTGTCGGAATCTCTCAGACCTCCTACTGGTATCCGAGCGATAAACAGGGGTTCGCAATGGGAGCGTTCGCCGGTGTCGGAAACATCGGCCCGGGCATGGTGACGTACGTTCTACCCGTGTTGATCGGTATTGGAGGGTTGACGATGGCGTATTCGACGTGGCTCGTGTTCGTGGTCGTCGTCACCGTCGCGTACGGACTCCTCTCCGTTAATCCCTACTACTTCCAACTACTCGACAACGGGAATGACGAAACGAAAGCTCAGGAAACCGCGAGCGAACTCGGACAAGACATTTTCCCGTCAGGTAACGCGTGGGACTCACTCCGAGAGTCAGCCACGATCCGCCGAACGTGGATCTTGGTGTTCCTGTATACGGTTTCGTTCGGTGGCGGGTTCACGTCACTGTCCGCTTGGTTCCCGACGTACTGGGATCTGTTTCACGGCTTCGATCTCTCGACAGGAGGCTTGTTAGCGGGCATCTTTATCGTGTACGGATCGCTCATCAGGGTCCCTGGCGGCAGCATCAGCGATCGGTTCGGCGGTGAAAACGTTGCGATCGTGAGTTTCTCCATTATGGCGGTCGGTGCAGGGATCATGACGATCGCGACGGGGTTCTGGCTCGCCTTCATCGGGATGATGATCCTCGGAACCGGGATGGGTATCGCGAACGCAGCCGTGTTCGAGTTGGTACCGAAGTTCGTTCCGGAAGCCGTCGGTGGTGCGTCCGGGTGGATCAGCGGTATCGGCGGGGGCGGCACCTTGATCATCCTGCCGGTGCTGGGCTACTACGTAGATTTCTTGGGTCATATCGGCTATGCCCGAGGGTTTTCTCTGTTCGTAGTGCTGAGCGTTATCTGTGCTGGGGTCGCGTTGGCGCTGAAAATCTACGATCCTGGGACCTCTGAGCCGGTCGAGGATACGCCTGTTCACTGATAGCTATTCAGGAATCCATCGGAAGGATATGGATCCTACGTTTTCGGTTCCCGATGCACGGTCAAGACGGGGTTCTCAGCGTGACGAACGACGGTCTCGGTCACGCTTCCGAGTAGTGCTCGTTTGACGCCAGTCCGACCGTGGGTCCCCATCACGATCAGATCGATGTCGTGTTCGGTTGCGTAGGTGAGTATATCATCGTGGGGGTTGCCCCGCTGGACAGCGGTCTGGACATCGATTTCCTGATCTGTTGCCTGATCAGCGACCACGGTAGTAGTCTCGTGACCGGTCTTTTCGAGCGCAGCCAGTAGATTGTCGAGACCAGGAACACCTTCCCCAGTCCCGGAAACGATCGTCGGTTGATTGACGATGTAGAGAACGTGCAGTATCGCATCGTGGATCTCAGCGAGGTTTATTGCTGTTTCTACGGCAGGTCGGACTGCGTCGCTACCGTCCGTCGGGATGAGAATTCGATCGAACATGGGTGAACACCCCGTATCATGGTATCAGTCGACACAGTATAACGTTGATCATGGCATCACCATGGACACACCGAACTCGCCAACGAAAGCCGATCACCATGCTATTGCCGGGCGCACGCTTACCCGCTCTGTGGGCAACGTTTTGTACGATGGTTTGGGAATTTCAGTGCCCGGTCAATGGGTGCGAGTTTTCGAAGCGGGCCAACGAGGAGCCGACGGTCATCGAGAGCGCCCAAGATCACACACGAGACACACATGGTTCCACACCGACCCGCGAGGAGATCGAACAGTACGTCATCGGCCCGGGATAACGACCCGACAGATGAGTCTTCGCGATCAGGGGCCGGTCTATGAAACCCGAGAGAATTAGTGAATAGGGAACGAATATCACATCCAACGATGGCACAAGAGATGTGGACAGAAGAACGACCGCCGGGAGATTTCTATCGTATCCTCGATCCGGACGGCGAACTGGAGACAGAGGCGCCGGAGATGGACGAGGAGGAACTCCTACAACTGTATCGGACGTTCATCGCCACACGGGTACTTGAAGAGAAGATGTTGAATATGCAACGCAGCGGGGAAGTCAGCCTCGTCGCGCGAACCCTTGGCGAAGAAGCCACACCACTGGGGGGTGCTGCGGCGCTGCAACCTGACGACTGGATATTTCACACGTATCGCCAAACACCGGCACTACTCTATTGGGATCGTCCCATGGTAGAGGTGATCGCCAGCGCCACTGGGCGTGAACCCGAAACGATCGCCGAACAGTTGGACACTGAGGATCCGGCCGTGAATTTCTCTCCGGATTACACGCCGATCGGAACGAACGTCGTCAACGGGGTAGGCGCAGCCATGGCCGACGCGTTCAACGACCGAGATACTGTTACGATGGTGTTCACCGGCGATGGATCGACCAGCCAAGGTGCGTTTCACGATGGGATGAATTTCGCCGGCGTCTTCGATGTTCCGGCAGTCATCATCTGCCAGAACAACCAGTGGGCGATCTCCGAGCCCGCACACCGCCAGACTGGTAGCGAGACGTTCGCTCAGAAAGCCGCTGCGTATGGGCTGTCCAGCGCACGCGTGGATGGAAACGACGTGTTTGCCGTCTACGAGAAGGCGCGTGAGGCAGTCGAACGCGCTCGATCGGGTGGTGGGGCGACGTTCATCGAGTGTGTAACGTACCGGATGGGGGCACACAACACGTCGGACAATCCGAACCGGTATCGGGACGACAGCGAGCAACGGGAGTACTGGGAGGATCGAGATCCAGTCGATCGATACGATACGTATCTCCGTAACCGAGGGATTCTCGATGACGATACCGAAACGGAACTTCGAGACGAGATCGACGATCAGGTCGCCGACGCTGTCGAGCAAGTTCGCTCGATATCGAACTCGGAGCCAGACCGGATGTTCGATACCACACTACACGGCGAATCGTGGCGTGAGCGCCACCAACGAGCGGAACTACACCGGGAGCTGAATGGAAAGAATCCATTCGTCGATTTCACCGGGGAGGGATTCAATGAGTAACGATCTCGACCGCATGGAGCTAAACACCGACGTGGAGATCGACCCACAGGAAACCGAGGACATCGACCTCATCACGGCGGTCAATCGGACGCTCCATCAGGAGATGGACCGCGATGAGAGCGTCCGTCTGCTCGGCTACGACATCGGTCCGCTGGGTGGGGTCTATCGTGGAACGGAAGGATTGCTGGAGGAGTTCGGAAAAAATCGGGTTATCGACACGCCGCTTTCAGAAAACGGGATCATCGGCACTGCTGCGGGGATGGCAATGCGAGGTGAACGTCCAGTTCCCGAAATCCAGTTCATGGGATTTTTCTACCCCGCCTTTGGTCAGTTTATGTATGCTGTCGTGAAAATGTACAAGCGAACAGGGGGTGCGTTGGAGATGCCGATGACGATTCGGATACCGTACGGCGGAGGGATCAAGGCGCTCGAATATCATCAAGAATCGACGGAGACGTACTTCATCCATACCCCCGGCGTTCGGGTCATCTGTGCAAGCACGCCCGCACAGACGAAGGGGTTGTTGGCGGCGAGCATCCGCAACGACGACCCTGTGATTTTCCTCGAACCGAAAAGTGTCTACCGGGGAATAGACGAGCCGGTACCGTCGGCGGAGTACACCCTTCCACTGGACGAAGCACGCATCGTTCGGGAGGGAAGCGACGTGACGGTGCTTACGTGGGGTGCGATGGTGCATCAGGCGAAATCCGCTGCTACTGACGTGGACGCCGATGTCGAAATCGTCGATTTACGGTCGCTCTCCCCGTTGGACATCGAAACGATCCTCGACTCGGTGTCGAAGACGGGCCGATGCGTCGTCTTCCACGAGGCTCGGCGCACGCTCGGACTCGGGGCAGAACTGTCCGCACTGATAAACGAGTACGCCCTCGACCGTCTCAAAGCCCCGATCAAACGCGCGACGGGGTACGACGTGCATTTTCCCGGGCACGACATCGAAGACGACTATCTCCCGGACGACGAACGCGCTCGGTACGCCATCGAGGCGGTGATGAGCTATGAATTTTGACGCAGTACGATCATCTCGATCGATCGTCACATCGCTGATCGGCTGTGATCAAACCATGGAGGGATACACACAATGACAGCGTTCGAATTCCGTCTTCCGGATCCAGGTGAAGGGCTAACAGAAGCCGAAATCACGGAATGGCACGTCCAAGAAGGAGATGAAATCGAAGAGGACGACGTTCTCTGTGAGATCGAGACCGACAAAGCCGTTTCGGACGTTCCGTCACCGTGCCCCGGCACTATCGAAGACCGCTCCGCAAGCGAAGGCGACGTCGTCGACATCGGAACGGTCATCGTGACGATCGAAACGGAAAACCCACCCCAACAACAGGTGAGTGGTGACGTTGAACCGGAAGAGAAAGACGTAGAGACGGAAACGGAAGAAGAACCGGAAGAGAAAGACGTAGAGACGGACGAGAAAGGAGAAGACGTAGAGCAAGCAGTACAAAAAGTCGAGTCGGAACACGTTGAGCAAGCGGCAGCTCCCGAGGCCGAGACTGACGTGCCAGAAGACCGTGTTTTCGCTGCTCCACGGACGCGACGGTACGCTCGTGAGGAAGACGTCGATCTATCGGACATCGATGGATCGGGGCCGGAGGGAAGAGTTCTTCAGGAGGACATCGATGCGTATCTACAGGAGCCCGAACCGGAGCGTGTCGAGCGAGCGCACCCGAGCGTTGCCATCGAACCGGACCCGATCGAGGAAGACGAGTCACGCTCGACACGTCGTGATCTCTCTGGACTCCGCGGGACCATCGCGGAGAACATGACTCGATCGAAAACGATCATTCCGCATCTCACGTCCGGGTTTGAGGCCGATGCGAGCGAACTCGTCGCGCTCAAAGAACGGCTCGATGAGAAACACGACATCCACATCACGTACACTCCGTTGCTCGTCAAAGCGGTCGCACCGGCACTCAAGGAGTTCCCGATCGTCAACGCCAGCATCGACGATACGACGGACGAGATCGTCGAGAAACACTACTACAACATCGGAGTTGCCACTCACACCGATGATGGACTCATCGTACCGGTCATCAAGGACGTCGACACCAAATCCATCATCGAAATCGCCGACGAACTACAGACGCTTG from the Halocatena salina genome contains:
- a CDS encoding sodium:solute symporter family transporter; protein product: MQTAGSPTLVITEWIAIVTFALSLLGFGIYMRENTIDSASTFLADRSLPPWIQAFSTVATNLNANDFIGLAGFAYAFGVIALMTPISTAIGIVIVTIAVIPFIREIRAFSLGEWLNERFVSPVGEAYDFIWTFVWMFINMGLYIYAGSLVLNTLLGWDLWLSIGIVVLIGTTYTLLGGFGAVAGSDTIQFVLMFVPLALVLPMTLDMVGGVSGLVDGIESYQGTMTPSDHPLIADFPFGGPVAVVLLYLGFLAQSIAYWGAESQILQRPLAAESSESAQLGFLYTGIWYAVLVPLFILLPGVAAAALYPDLAVSDEAMPMLIRDIMPPGLYGVVIVGLLAGVLSSVDSQLNNFQTLLTERIYRRHVAPDRSAEHYVTVSRIAGVLFMAIAVSMAYYFSLQDSMYLVAQSLLVTIMPTFAAIAIVGGIWDRATTAGALGGIVFGIVFSVFLGFQLGHDATYIRSLYSLIAIVAVICVVSVFTTPRSGETPTAFLSSVQDETVTTVSSTVKHAAVVTTALAALTFVGATIIF
- a CDS encoding phosphopantetheine adenylyltransferase — its product is MRVVVAGTFGPLHDGHRELFKTALEHGDEGVVVGISSNEFATETRQPDPRPIPSYEQRKRQVKAMLNTVDEWNRSIEIRKFTDTYGFASRDPLLDAVVVSPETDDAVTELNRRRTERGFDPLESIVVPYEYADDGTPISSTRIVNGEIDEHGQLLE
- a CDS encoding macro domain-containing protein; this translates as MKFTVVQGDIADQCADALVNAAGTSLRMGSGVADALRRGANGPINEDAVSKGPIDLGTVAVTDAYELAAEYVIHAAAMPHYGDGRASAESIRDATQNSLKQADALGCESIVLPVLGTGAAAFSFEEGAERVCEAIRAHEPVTLSDARVIAYSQQEYEALERIADEHRT
- a CDS encoding MFS transporter, producing the protein MSERAADAPNVTGSPKRGLITATFGFFAGLTTIVFYGAAGPIFEEHLTLTGIFHGLLLASPHLSKAVLRIPFGAWVDEVGGRKPMLILLASTIVGIAGLVVTLFLTYPENFDMSLYPLLVLFGLLAGAGGATFSVGISQTSYWYPSDKQGFAMGAFAGVGNIGPGMVTYVLPVLIGIGGLTMAYSTWLVFVVVVTVAYGLLSVNPYYFQLLDNGNDETKAQETASELGQDIFPSGNAWDSLRESATIRRTWILVFLYTVSFGGGFTSLSAWFPTYWDLFHGFDLSTGGLLAGIFIVYGSLIRVPGGSISDRFGGENVAIVSFSIMAVGAGIMTIATGFWLAFIGMMILGTGMGIANAAVFELVPKFVPEAVGGASGWISGIGGGGTLIILPVLGYYVDFLGHIGYARGFSLFVVLSVICAGVALALKIYDPGTSEPVEDTPVH
- a CDS encoding universal stress protein: MFDRILIPTDGSDAVRPAVETAINLAEIHDAILHVLYIVNQPTIVSGTGEGVPGLDNLLAALEKTGHETTTVVADQATDQEIDVQTAVQRGNPHDDILTYATEHDIDLIVMGTHGRTGVKRALLGSVTETVVRHAENPVLTVHREPKT
- a CDS encoding DUF1059 domain-containing protein, which gives rise to MVWEFQCPVNGCEFSKRANEEPTVIESAQDHTRDTHGSTPTREEIEQYVIGPG
- a CDS encoding thiamine pyrophosphate-dependent dehydrogenase E1 component subunit alpha; this translates as MAQEMWTEERPPGDFYRILDPDGELETEAPEMDEEELLQLYRTFIATRVLEEKMLNMQRSGEVSLVARTLGEEATPLGGAAALQPDDWIFHTYRQTPALLYWDRPMVEVIASATGREPETIAEQLDTEDPAVNFSPDYTPIGTNVVNGVGAAMADAFNDRDTVTMVFTGDGSTSQGAFHDGMNFAGVFDVPAVIICQNNQWAISEPAHRQTGSETFAQKAAAYGLSSARVDGNDVFAVYEKAREAVERARSGGGATFIECVTYRMGAHNTSDNPNRYRDDSEQREYWEDRDPVDRYDTYLRNRGILDDDTETELRDEIDDQVADAVEQVRSISNSEPDRMFDTTLHGESWRERHQRAELHRELNGKNPFVDFTGEGFNE
- a CDS encoding alpha-ketoacid dehydrogenase subunit beta: MSNDLDRMELNTDVEIDPQETEDIDLITAVNRTLHQEMDRDESVRLLGYDIGPLGGVYRGTEGLLEEFGKNRVIDTPLSENGIIGTAAGMAMRGERPVPEIQFMGFFYPAFGQFMYAVVKMYKRTGGALEMPMTIRIPYGGGIKALEYHQESTETYFIHTPGVRVICASTPAQTKGLLAASIRNDDPVIFLEPKSVYRGIDEPVPSAEYTLPLDEARIVREGSDVTVLTWGAMVHQAKSAATDVDADVEIVDLRSLSPLDIETILDSVSKTGRCVVFHEARRTLGLGAELSALINEYALDRLKAPIKRATGYDVHFPGHDIEDDYLPDDERARYAIEAVMSYEF
- a CDS encoding dihydrolipoamide acetyltransferase family protein, yielding MTAFEFRLPDPGEGLTEAEITEWHVQEGDEIEEDDVLCEIETDKAVSDVPSPCPGTIEDRSASEGDVVDIGTVIVTIETENPPQQQVSGDVEPEEKDVETETEEEPEEKDVETDEKGEDVEQAVQKVESEHVEQAAAPEAETDVPEDRVFAAPRTRRYAREEDVDLSDIDGSGPEGRVLQEDIDAYLQEPEPERVERAHPSVAIEPDPIEEDESRSTRRDLSGLRGTIAENMTRSKTIIPHLTSGFEADASELVALKERLDEKHDIHITYTPLLVKAVAPALKEFPIVNASIDDTTDEIVEKHYYNIGVATHTDDGLIVPVIKDVDTKSIIEIADELQTLAEQARDRSIDMSALQDGTFTVTNLATYGEHRTSGTPIINHPEAAILGIGRIRQKPVATDEGTVEVRHRLGLDLSYDHRLIDGAVANQFMEFLIDGIEDPDLLLSRT